A region from the Leptolyngbyaceae cyanobacterium genome encodes:
- a CDS encoding FecR domain-containing protein, translated as MSGKLFSLLTVIIWSMITLPLPKEASAQIPLTKAVIQSLRNLVRLIPQNQNGRVAKIADAMNPGDSLSTGSSSLAELRFNDGSLARVGAQAVFQFLPNSRTFQLTNGTMLMLIPPGRGQTRLQTPNARTAIRGSALFVRYNPDTETTMVGALTNSNIEVSNQSVSQREGLRAGQLAIIIKDKIEGIYEFDLRTFYETSDLVRGLNLNRLGDKTNPDSAIAQVQSETASAVAEQLPVAGSDVIENPTFTQITTNESNSSDINNSINNYSNSPLTPNSFNISPVLQNPPLEGGEILSNQQNLTPLPPPPVPNPPAVNNPPGNPVDPVINNPPNTPGNVGSNPPANPGTPVINNPPNPPGNVGSNPPGNPAEPVINNPPNPPGNVGSNPPANPVNPVINNPPNTPGNVGSNPPANPGNQGANNPPDSPGNSPNGPPGTVGNPGNPRDNDRPDSPGNSPNGPPGTVGNPRDRERD; from the coding sequence ATGTCTGGCAAGTTATTTTCGCTCCTGACCGTAATTATTTGGAGCATGATAACGCTGCCTCTCCCAAAAGAGGCAAGCGCCCAAATACCCTTAACTAAAGCTGTTATTCAGAGTCTCCGCAACTTAGTTAGGCTGATTCCCCAAAACCAAAACGGGCGCGTTGCCAAAATAGCAGATGCCATGAACCCCGGCGATTCTTTGTCAACTGGTAGCTCATCTTTAGCAGAGTTGCGCTTCAATGATGGGTCTTTGGCAAGAGTTGGCGCACAAGCAGTTTTTCAGTTTTTGCCCAATTCCCGGACTTTTCAACTCACCAACGGCACCATGTTGATGCTGATTCCGCCTGGGCGGGGGCAAACACGCCTGCAAACACCCAACGCCAGAACAGCAATTAGGGGTTCGGCTTTATTCGTGCGCTACAATCCCGATACGGAAACCACAATGGTAGGAGCGCTCACTAACAGCAATATTGAAGTATCTAATCAAAGCGTTTCCCAGCGAGAAGGATTAAGAGCAGGTCAACTGGCAATTATTATTAAAGACAAAATAGAAGGGATATACGAATTCGATTTAAGAACTTTTTATGAAACTAGCGATTTAGTTAGAGGATTGAATTTAAATAGATTAGGTGATAAAACTAATCCGGATAGCGCGATCGCACAAGTACAAAGTGAAACTGCCAGCGCCGTAGCCGAACAACTTCCCGTTGCAGGATCGGACGTAATTGAAAATCCAACTTTTACGCAAATAACTACCAACGAATCGAACTCGTCTGACATTAACAATTCGATTAATAATTATTCTAATTCCCCTTTAACTCCCAATTCATTTAATATTAGTCCAGTCTTACAAAATCCTCCCTTAGAAGGCGGAGAAATTTTATCGAATCAGCAAAACCTTACTCCACTGCCACCGCCACCAGTACCCAATCCCCCAGCAGTTAACAACCCACCGGGAAATCCCGTCGATCCGGTCATCAATAATCCGCCAAATACACCGGGTAATGTTGGCAGCAATCCCCCCGCAAATCCCGGTACTCCAGTCATCAATAATCCGCCAAATCCACCGGGTAATGTTGGCAGCAATCCACCAGGAAATCCAGCCGAGCCAGTCATCAATAATCCACCAAATCCACCGGGTAATGTTGGCAGCAATCCCCCCGCAAATCCCGTCAATCCGGTCATCAATAATCCGCCAAATACACCGGGTAATGTTGGCAGCAATCCCCCCGCAAATCCCGGTAATCAAGGAGCGAATAATCCACCAGACTCACCGGGAAATTCACCAAATGGCCCACCAGGTACCGTCGGTAATCCCGGTAATCCTAGAGATAACGATCGACCAGATTCGCCGGGAAATTCACCCAATGGCCCACCAGGTACCGTCGGTAATCCTAGAGATCGCGAAAGAGATTAA